A single Vulpes lagopus strain Blue_001 chromosome 3, ASM1834538v1, whole genome shotgun sequence DNA region contains:
- the LOC121486357 gene encoding pulmonary surfactant-associated protein A, producing MVLPASPLRPEGRDPQGLCCLGGVTGTEAMLLRCLALALTLLMVSGIENNAKDVCVGNPGIPGTPGSHGLPGRDGRDGVKGDPGPPGPMGPPGGMPGHPGPNGMTGAPGVAGERGEKGEPGERGPPGLPASLDEELQTTLHDLRHQILQTMGVLSLHESLLVVGRKVFSSNGQSINFNDIQELCAGAGGQIAAPMSPEENEAVASIVKKYNTYAYLGLVESPDSGDFQYMDGAPVNYTNWYPGEPRGRGKEQCVEMYTDGQWNNKNCLQYRLAICEF from the exons ATGGTGCTGCCGGCCTCTCCCCTCCGGCCTGAAGGCAGAGATCCACAAGGGCTCTGTTGTCTGG GAGGAGTCACTGGGACGGAAGCCATGTTGCTGCGCTGTTTGGCCCTCGCCCTCACCTTGCTGATGGTTTCTGGCATCGAGAACAATGCGAAGGACGTCTGTGTTGGAAACCCTGGCATCCCTGGCACTCCTGGGTCCCATGGCTTGCCAGGCAGAGATGGGAGAGATGGAGTCAAAGGAGACCCTGGGCCTCCAG GCCCCATGGGCCCCCCTGGAGGAATGCCAGGCCACCCTGGGCCTAATGGGATGACCGGAGCCCCTGGTGTTGCTGGAGAgcgtggagaaaagggagagcCTGGAGAGAGGGGCCCCCCAG GACTTCCAGCTTCTTTAGATGAGGAGCTCCAAACCACACTCCACGACCTCAGACATCAAATCCTGCAGACCATGGGAG TCCTCAGCTTGCACGAGTCCCTGCTGGTGGTGGGAAGGAAGGTCTTCTCCAGCAATGGGCAGTCCATTAATTTCAACGACATTCAAGAGTTATGTGCCGGTGCGGGCGGCCAAATTGCTGCCCCGATGAGCCCAGAAGAGAATGAAGCCGTTGCAAGCATTGTGAAGAAGTATAACACTTACGCCTACCTGGGCCTGGTGGAGAGCCCCGACTCTGGAGACTTCCAGTACATGGATGGGGCCCCTGTGAATTATACCAACTGGTACCCCGGGGAGCCCAGGGGTCGGGGCAAAGAGCAGTGTGTGGAGATGTACACAGATGGGCAGTGGAATAACAAAAACTGCCTGCAGTACCGACTGGCCATCTGTGAGTTTTGA
- the LOC121486209 gene encoding splicing factor 3A subunit 3 produces the protein METILEQQRRYHEEKERLMDVMAKEMLTKKSTLRDQINSDHRTRAMQDRYMEVSGNLRDLYDDKDGLRKEELNAISGPNEFAEFYNRLKQIKEFHRKHPNEICVPMSVEFEELLKARENPSEEAQNLVEFTDEEGYGRYLDLHDCYLKYINLKASEKLDYITYLSIFDQLFDIPKERKNAEYKRYLEMLLEYLQDYTDRVKPLQDQNELFGKIQNEFEKKWENGTFPGWPKETSSALTHAGAHLDLSAFSSWEELASLGLDRLKSALLALGLKCGGTLEERAQRLFSTKGKSLESLDTSLFAKNPKSKGTKRDTERNKDIAFLEAQIYEYVEILGEQRHLTHENVQRKQARTGEEREEEEEEQISESESEDEENEIIYNPKNLPLGWDGKPIPYWLYKLHGLNINYNCEICGNYTYRGPKAFQRHFAEWRHAHGMRCLGIPNTAHFANVTQIEDAVSLWAKLKLQKASERWQPDTEEEYEDSSGNVVNKKTYEDLKRQGLL, from the coding sequence ATGGAGACGATCCTGGAGCAGCAGCGGCGGTACCATGAGGAGAAGGAGCGGCTCATGGACGTCATGGCCAAAGAGATGCTCACTAAGAAGTCCACGCTCCGGGACCAGATCAATTCTGACCACCGCACACGGGCCATGCAGGATAGGTATATGGAAGTGAGTGGGAACCTGCGGGATTTGTATGATGATAAGGATGGGTTACGAAAGGAGGAACTCAATGCCATTTCAGGACCCAATGAATTTGCTGAATTTTATAATAGACTCAAGCAAATAAAAGAATTCCATCGGAAACACCCAAATGAGATCTGTGTGCCAATGTCAGTGGAATTTGAGGAGCTTCTGAAAGCTAGAGAGAATCCAAGTGAAGAGGCACAAAACTTGGTGGAGTTCACAGATGAAGAGGGATATGGTCGTTACCTCGACCTCCATGACTGTTACCTCAAATACATTAATCTCAAGGCCTCAGAGAAACTGGATTATATTACCTATCTGTCCATCTTCGACCAGTTATTTGACATTCCTAAAGAGAGGAAAAATGCTGAATATAAGAGATACCTGGAGATGCTGCTTGAGTACCTTCAAGATTACACAGATCGAGTCAAGCCCCTCCAAGATCAGAACGAACTTTTTGGGAAGATTCAGAATGAATTTGAGAAGAAGTGGGAGAATGGTACCTTTCCTGGATGGCCGAAAGAGACAAGCAGTGCCCTGACCCATGCTGGAGCCCATCTTGACCTGTCTGCATTCTCTTCTTGGGAGGAGTTGGCCTCCCTGGGTCTGGACAGATTGAAATCTGCACTCTTAGCTCTAGGCTTGAAGTGTGGTGGGACCCTAGAAGAGCGAGCCCAGAGGCTCTTCAGCACCAAAGGAAAGTCCCTGGAGTCACTTGACACCTCCCTGTTTGCCAAAAATCCCAAGTCAAAAGGCACCAAGCGAGACACTGAGAGGAACAAAGACATTGCCTTCCTAGAAGCCCAGATCTATGAATATGTAGAGATTCTTGGGGAACAGCGGCATCTCACACATGAAAATGTACAACGCAAGCAGGCGAGGACCGGGGAGGAacgagaagaagaagaggaagagcagaTCAGTGAGAGTGAAAGTGAAGATGAGGAGAATGAGATCATTTACAACCCCAAAAACCTGCCCCTCGGCTGGGATGGCAAACCTATTCCCTACTGGCTGTACAAGCTTCATGGTCTAAACATCAACTATAACTGTGAGATTTGTGGAAATTACACGTACCGAGGTCCCAAGGCCTTCCAGCGGCACTTTGCTGAGTGGCGTCATGCCCACGGCATGAGGTGTTTGGGCATCCCAAACACTGCCCACTTTGCTAATGTGACACAGATCGAAGATGCTGTCTCCTTGTGGGCCAAGCTGAAACTGCAGAAGGCATCAGAGCGATGGCAGCCTGACACCGAGGAAGAATATGAAGACTCCAGCGGGAACGTGGTGAATAAGAAGACCTATGAGGACCTGAAGAGACAAGGACTGCTCTAG
- the MBL2 gene encoding mannose-binding protein C isoform X2, whose product MGRGARETSGQYAEDPARRRNKSRQPDRRFRTMFLSSSLPVLLLCMMTAARAEKEALGESQRTCPVVTCALPGRDGRDGLKGEKGEPGQGLRGLQGPPGKVGPPGNTGAPGAPGLKGHKGDRGDSSVAETRLASLEREIRSLKSELGHIKNLQTFSLGKKTGKKLYVSNGEKMSFSKVKALCAELQATVATPKSAEENKAIQEVAKEEAFLGITDKVTEGQFMYVTGGSLVYSNWRKNEPNNHGSGEDCVILLQDGFWNDISCESSFLAVCELPA is encoded by the exons ATGGGACGCGGAGCCAGGGAGACATCTGGGCAGTATGCAGAGGATCCTGCCAGGAGAAGGAACAAGAGCAGACAGCCGGACAG AAGGTTCAGGACCATGTTCTTGTCTTCGTCACTTCCTGTCCTTCTTCTGTGTATGATGACAGCGGCCAGGGCAGAAAAAGAAGCCTTGGGCGAGTCTCAGAGGACATGCCCAGTGGTGACCTGCGCTCTCCCGGGCAGAGATGGGCGAGATGGACTCAAGGGAGAAAAGGGCGAACCAG GGCAAGGGCTCAGAGGCTTGCAGGGCCCTCCAGGGAAAGTGGGACCTCCGGGAAACacaggggctcccggggctccaggacTAAAGGGCCACAAAGGAGACCGTGGAGACAGTTCAG TTGCTGAGACCAGGCTGGCTAGCCTAGAGAGGGAGATAAGGAGCCTGAAATCAGAACTGGGCCACATCAAAAACT TGCAAACCTTCTCCTTGGGCAAAAAGACCGGAAAGAAGCTCTACGTGAGCAACGGCGAAAAGATGTCTTTTTCCAAAGTGAAGGCTCTGTGTGCCGAGCTCCAGGCCACTGTGGCCACCCCTAAGAGTGCCGAGGAGAACAAAGCCATCCAAGAAGTGGCCAAGGAAGAGGCCTTCCTGGGCATCACGGACAAGGTGACCGAAGGCCAGTTCATGTATGTGACCGGAGGGAGCCTGGTCTACAGCAACTGGAGGAAGAATGAGCCAAACAACCACGGTTCAGGGGAGGACTGTGTGATCCTCCTCCAGGATGGGTTCTGGAATGACATCTCCTGCGAGTCCTCCTTCCTGGCCGTCTGTGAACTCCCAGCCTGA
- the MBL2 gene encoding mannose-binding protein C isoform X3 — translation MGRGARETSGQYAEDPARRRNKSRQPDRFRTMFLSSSLPVLLLCMMTAARAEKEALGESQRTCPVVTCALPGRDGRDGLKGEKGEPGQGLRGLQGPPGKVGPPGNTGAPGAPGLKGHKGDRGDSSVAETRLASLEREIRSLKSELGHIKNLQTFSLGKKTGKKLYVSNGEKMSFSKVKALCAELQATVATPKSAEENKAIQEVAKEEAFLGITDKVTEGQFMYVTGGSLVYSNWRKNEPNNHGSGEDCVILLQDGFWNDISCESSFLAVCELPA, via the exons ATGGGACGCGGAGCCAGGGAGACATCTGGGCAGTATGCAGAGGATCCTGCCAGGAGAAGGAACAAGAGCAGACAGCCGGACAG GTTCAGGACCATGTTCTTGTCTTCGTCACTTCCTGTCCTTCTTCTGTGTATGATGACAGCGGCCAGGGCAGAAAAAGAAGCCTTGGGCGAGTCTCAGAGGACATGCCCAGTGGTGACCTGCGCTCTCCCGGGCAGAGATGGGCGAGATGGACTCAAGGGAGAAAAGGGCGAACCAG GGCAAGGGCTCAGAGGCTTGCAGGGCCCTCCAGGGAAAGTGGGACCTCCGGGAAACacaggggctcccggggctccaggacTAAAGGGCCACAAAGGAGACCGTGGAGACAGTTCAG TTGCTGAGACCAGGCTGGCTAGCCTAGAGAGGGAGATAAGGAGCCTGAAATCAGAACTGGGCCACATCAAAAACT TGCAAACCTTCTCCTTGGGCAAAAAGACCGGAAAGAAGCTCTACGTGAGCAACGGCGAAAAGATGTCTTTTTCCAAAGTGAAGGCTCTGTGTGCCGAGCTCCAGGCCACTGTGGCCACCCCTAAGAGTGCCGAGGAGAACAAAGCCATCCAAGAAGTGGCCAAGGAAGAGGCCTTCCTGGGCATCACGGACAAGGTGACCGAAGGCCAGTTCATGTATGTGACCGGAGGGAGCCTGGTCTACAGCAACTGGAGGAAGAATGAGCCAAACAACCACGGTTCAGGGGAGGACTGTGTGATCCTCCTCCAGGATGGGTTCTGGAATGACATCTCCTGCGAGTCCTCCTTCCTGGCCGTCTGTGAACTCCCAGCCTGA
- the MBL2 gene encoding mannose-binding protein C isoform X4 has product MQRILPGEGTRADSRTGPARFRTMFLSSSLPVLLLCMMTAARAEKEALGESQRTCPVVTCALPGRDGRDGLKGEKGEPGQGLRGLQGPPGKVGPPGNTGAPGAPGLKGHKGDRGDSSVAETRLASLEREIRSLKSELGHIKNLQTFSLGKKTGKKLYVSNGEKMSFSKVKALCAELQATVATPKSAEENKAIQEVAKEEAFLGITDKVTEGQFMYVTGGSLVYSNWRKNEPNNHGSGEDCVILLQDGFWNDISCESSFLAVCELPA; this is encoded by the exons ATGCAGAGGATCCTGCCAGGAGAAGGAACAAGAGCAGACAGCCGGACAGGTCCAGC AAGGTTCAGGACCATGTTCTTGTCTTCGTCACTTCCTGTCCTTCTTCTGTGTATGATGACAGCGGCCAGGGCAGAAAAAGAAGCCTTGGGCGAGTCTCAGAGGACATGCCCAGTGGTGACCTGCGCTCTCCCGGGCAGAGATGGGCGAGATGGACTCAAGGGAGAAAAGGGCGAACCAG GGCAAGGGCTCAGAGGCTTGCAGGGCCCTCCAGGGAAAGTGGGACCTCCGGGAAACacaggggctcccggggctccaggacTAAAGGGCCACAAAGGAGACCGTGGAGACAGTTCAG TTGCTGAGACCAGGCTGGCTAGCCTAGAGAGGGAGATAAGGAGCCTGAAATCAGAACTGGGCCACATCAAAAACT TGCAAACCTTCTCCTTGGGCAAAAAGACCGGAAAGAAGCTCTACGTGAGCAACGGCGAAAAGATGTCTTTTTCCAAAGTGAAGGCTCTGTGTGCCGAGCTCCAGGCCACTGTGGCCACCCCTAAGAGTGCCGAGGAGAACAAAGCCATCCAAGAAGTGGCCAAGGAAGAGGCCTTCCTGGGCATCACGGACAAGGTGACCGAAGGCCAGTTCATGTATGTGACCGGAGGGAGCCTGGTCTACAGCAACTGGAGGAAGAATGAGCCAAACAACCACGGTTCAGGGGAGGACTGTGTGATCCTCCTCCAGGATGGGTTCTGGAATGACATCTCCTGCGAGTCCTCCTTCCTGGCCGTCTGTGAACTCCCAGCCTGA
- the MBL2 gene encoding mannose-binding protein C isoform X1 produces MFLSSSLPVLLLCMMTAARAEKEALGESQRTCPVVTCALPGRDGRDGLKGEKGEPGQGLRGLQGPPGKVGPPGNTGAPGAPGLKGHKGDRGDSSVAETRLASLEREIRSLKSELGHIKNLQTFSLGKKTGKKLYVSNGEKMSFSKVKALCAELQATVATPKSAEENKAIQEVAKEEAFLGITDKVTEGQFMYVTGGSLVYSNWRKNEPNNHGSGEDCVILLQDGFWNDISCESSFLAVCELPA; encoded by the exons ATGTTCTTGTCTTCGTCACTTCCTGTCCTTCTTCTGTGTATGATGACAGCGGCCAGGGCAGAAAAAGAAGCCTTGGGCGAGTCTCAGAGGACATGCCCAGTGGTGACCTGCGCTCTCCCGGGCAGAGATGGGCGAGATGGACTCAAGGGAGAAAAGGGCGAACCAG GGCAAGGGCTCAGAGGCTTGCAGGGCCCTCCAGGGAAAGTGGGACCTCCGGGAAACacaggggctcccggggctccaggacTAAAGGGCCACAAAGGAGACCGTGGAGACAGTTCAG TTGCTGAGACCAGGCTGGCTAGCCTAGAGAGGGAGATAAGGAGCCTGAAATCAGAACTGGGCCACATCAAAAACT TGCAAACCTTCTCCTTGGGCAAAAAGACCGGAAAGAAGCTCTACGTGAGCAACGGCGAAAAGATGTCTTTTTCCAAAGTGAAGGCTCTGTGTGCCGAGCTCCAGGCCACTGTGGCCACCCCTAAGAGTGCCGAGGAGAACAAAGCCATCCAAGAAGTGGCCAAGGAAGAGGCCTTCCTGGGCATCACGGACAAGGTGACCGAAGGCCAGTTCATGTATGTGACCGGAGGGAGCCTGGTCTACAGCAACTGGAGGAAGAATGAGCCAAACAACCACGGTTCAGGGGAGGACTGTGTGATCCTCCTCCAGGATGGGTTCTGGAATGACATCTCCTGCGAGTCCTCCTTCCTGGCCGTCTGTGAACTCCCAGCCTGA